Proteins from a genomic interval of Pseudoruegeria sp. SHC-113:
- a CDS encoding penicillin acylase family protein, producing the protein MATVFRWLLRIVSGLILLSVAVVFAVYYLGSRSLIDYNANHNVQGIDGEVEIVRDTHSVPHVFGQSDADVFFGLGFAHAQDRLWQMTMLRRTAQGRLSELFGARTLKIDELMRRLDLYPLSVQSVAVQDARTMEALEAYAAGVNAWLNTVNTEALGRGAPELFLFSNEIAPWQPADSIAVLKLMALQLSGQLEAEVLRARLSLVLPPERLRDILPDVPGDAIASLPEYAALFPSAPRFAENTTAYDPLSPAKPRGFSGASNAWAAAPSRSAAGGALLANDPHLGFSAPAIWYLARLELSAGGVIGGTIPGIPVILSGRSDALGWGVTTAYVDDQDAYIERLNPENPSEYETPEGFKPFRTRTSIIQIKDAAPESIELRWTENGPVLPGHHFNLGTITPAGHVTSLAWTALTPRDTSIGAALDLMQARSIEAAITAGERFIAPAQNLTLVEPGRVAMKTIGANPRRDARHQSQGRFPSPGWIQTNRWNGRMPYASNPVFKDPEGGILGNTNNKTVDRPFPDHLSFVWGDSQRIYRWQRLMQTREVHTRESFIEAQLDTVSFTARALLPLVAKDLWYTGEAAPEGTVEQRRKQALDLLAEWNGEMNEHLPEPLIYAAWARALQNRLIRDELGPLANEFTHVDPVFVERVFRNTDGAGAWCNVVQSSREESCTDIARIALDDALLWTQERYGPAVGSLRWGDAHEATHDHQVLGSIPVLSAFVNIRQSTSGGDNTLQRGLTKGTGPDPFQNVHGAGYRGVYDFADPDSSVFIISTGQSGHPLSRHYDDLGELWRRGEYIPMSLDPELARAAAEGVTVLRPVD; encoded by the coding sequence ATGGCTACCGTCTTTCGCTGGCTCCTGCGTATCGTCTCCGGGCTGATCCTTCTGTCGGTAGCCGTTGTCTTCGCCGTCTACTATCTCGGCAGCCGCTCGCTGATCGACTATAACGCGAACCACAACGTGCAAGGCATTGACGGGGAAGTCGAAATCGTGCGCGACACCCATTCGGTGCCGCATGTCTTCGGGCAAAGCGATGCGGATGTCTTCTTCGGGCTTGGTTTTGCCCATGCGCAGGATCGGCTCTGGCAGATGACGATGCTGCGCCGCACCGCGCAAGGGCGGCTGTCGGAGCTGTTCGGCGCGCGCACGCTCAAGATCGACGAGTTGATGCGCCGGCTCGATCTCTACCCTCTTTCGGTGCAATCCGTCGCGGTGCAGGACGCGCGCACGATGGAGGCGCTGGAGGCCTATGCGGCGGGCGTGAATGCCTGGCTCAACACCGTCAACACCGAGGCGCTGGGGCGCGGCGCGCCGGAGCTGTTTCTCTTCTCAAACGAGATCGCGCCTTGGCAGCCGGCTGACTCCATCGCCGTTTTGAAGCTAATGGCGCTGCAGCTGTCGGGCCAGCTTGAGGCCGAGGTGCTGCGCGCCCGGCTTTCGCTGGTGCTGCCGCCCGAGCGCCTGCGCGATATCCTGCCCGATGTACCGGGGGACGCCATCGCCAGCCTGCCGGAATACGCCGCGCTCTTCCCTTCCGCCCCACGCTTTGCCGAGAACACCACCGCCTATGATCCGCTCTCCCCGGCCAAGCCGCGCGGCTTTTCCGGCGCTTCCAACGCCTGGGCCGCCGCGCCCAGCCGCTCGGCAGCGGGTGGCGCGCTGCTCGCCAATGATCCGCATCTGGGCTTCTCCGCGCCAGCGATCTGGTATCTGGCGCGGCTGGAGCTTTCCGCAGGCGGCGTGATCGGCGGCACCATACCGGGCATCCCCGTGATCCTTTCGGGCCGCTCAGATGCGCTCGGCTGGGGCGTGACGACGGCCTATGTGGACGATCAGGACGCCTATATCGAGCGGCTGAACCCGGAAAACCCATCCGAATATGAAACGCCCGAGGGCTTCAAACCTTTCCGCACCCGCACCTCGATCATCCAGATCAAGGACGCTGCCCCGGAAAGCATCGAATTGCGCTGGACGGAAAACGGCCCTGTGCTGCCCGGCCATCACTTCAACCTCGGCACGATCACGCCGGCTGGTCACGTCACCTCGCTGGCCTGGACGGCCCTCACCCCGCGCGACACCTCCATCGGCGCGGCTTTGGACCTGATGCAGGCGCGCAGCATCGAGGCCGCGATCACGGCAGGCGAGCGCTTCATCGCGCCTGCGCAGAACCTCACGCTGGTGGAGCCGGGGCGCGTGGCGATGAAAACCATCGGCGCCAACCCGCGCCGCGATGCGCGGCATCAGTCGCAGGGCCGCTTCCCCTCGCCCGGCTGGATCCAGACGAACCGCTGGAACGGGCGCATGCCCTACGCCAGCAACCCGGTGTTCAAGGATCCCGAGGGCGGCATCCTCGGCAACACCAACAACAAGACGGTCGATCGTCCCTTCCCCGATCACCTCTCCTTCGTCTGGGGCGACAGCCAGCGCATCTACCGCTGGCAGCGCCTGATGCAGACCCGCGAGGTGCACACGCGCGAAAGCTTCATCGAGGCGCAGCTTGATACCGTCAGCTTCACCGCCCGCGCGCTGCTGCCGCTGGTGGCCAAAGATCTCTGGTACACCGGCGAGGCCGCGCCGGAAGGCACGGTGGAGCAGCGGCGCAAGCAAGCGTTGGATCTGCTGGCCGAGTGGAACGGCGAGATGAACGAGCACCTGCCAGAGCCGCTGATCTACGCCGCCTGGGCGCGTGCGCTGCAGAACCGGCTGATCCGCGACGAGCTTGGCCCGCTGGCCAATGAGTTCACCCATGTGGATCCCGTCTTCGTGGAGCGCGTCTTCCGTAACACCGATGGCGCGGGCGCGTGGTGCAACGTGGTGCAATCAAGCCGCGAGGAAAGCTGTACCGACATCGCCCGCATTGCGCTGGACGATGCGCTTCTCTGGACGCAGGAACGCTATGGCCCTGCCGTTGGCTCCTTGCGCTGGGGCGATGCCCATGAGGCGACCCATGATCATCAGGTGCTGGGCAGCATCCCGGTGCTCTCGGCCTTCGTGAACATTCGCCAGTCCACTTCCGGTGGCGACAACACGCTGCAGCGCGGGCTGACGAAGGGCACGGGGCCGGATCCGTTCCAGAACGTGCACGGTGCAGGCTATCGCGGGGTTTATGATTTCGCCGATCCGGATTCCTCGGTCTTCATCATTTCCACCGGCCAGTCCGGCCACCCGCTGTCGCGGCACTATGATGATCTGGGCGAGTTGTGGCGGCGGGGGGAGTATATCCCGATGTCGCTCGATCCAGAGCTGGCCCGCGCGGCTGCCGAAGGGGTGACGGTGCTACGGCCGGTGGATTAA
- a CDS encoding NAD(P)-dependent oxidoreductase, with amino-acid sequence MAKTAFLGLGVMGYPMAGHLKAAGHEVTVYNRTATKAQAWVEQHGGAMARTPREAALGADFVFSCVGNDDDLRGVCLGENGAFAGMAAGSVFVDHTTVSAAVTRELYAAANERQVSFVDAPISGGQAGAENGALSVMCGGDEGAYLRAEPIIAAYAKICRRLGDCGAGQLTKMCNQIAIAGLVQGLSEALHFAEKAGLDGRDVVEVISQGAAGSWQMANRYETMLDDHFDHGFAVDWMRKDLGICLKTADENGASLPVTALVDQFYKDVQKMGGARWDTSSLFKRLRKLG; translated from the coding sequence ATGGCGAAAACAGCGTTTCTCGGGCTCGGAGTGATGGGCTATCCGATGGCCGGGCATCTGAAGGCCGCAGGCCACGAGGTGACGGTCTACAACCGCACCGCCACGAAGGCGCAAGCCTGGGTGGAGCAGCATGGCGGCGCGATGGCGCGCACCCCGCGCGAGGCTGCGCTGGGGGCGGATTTCGTCTTCTCCTGCGTGGGCAACGATGACGATCTGCGCGGTGTGTGCCTGGGTGAAAACGGTGCTTTTGCAGGCATGGCGGCGGGCAGCGTGTTCGTGGATCACACGACCGTTTCCGCTGCTGTGACCCGCGAGCTCTATGCGGCGGCCAACGAAAGGCAGGTCAGCTTCGTGGATGCGCCGATTTCCGGCGGGCAGGCGGGGGCTGAGAACGGCGCGCTTTCGGTGATGTGCGGTGGCGATGAAGGGGCGTACCTGCGGGCCGAGCCGATCATCGCGGCCTACGCCAAGATCTGCCGCCGCCTTGGCGATTGCGGCGCGGGACAGCTGACCAAGATGTGCAACCAGATCGCCATCGCCGGGCTGGTGCAGGGCCTGAGCGAAGCGCTGCATTTCGCCGAGAAGGCCGGGCTTGATGGCCGCGACGTGGTGGAGGTGATCAGCCAGGGCGCGGCCGGAAGCTGGCAGATGGCCAACCGCTATGAAACCATGCTGGATGATCATTTCGACCACGGTTTCGCGGTGGACTGGATGCGCAAGGATCTGGGGATCTGCCTGAAGACAGCCGATGAGAACGGCGCGAGTCTGCCTGTGACGGCGCTCGTGGATCAGTTCTACAAGGATGTGCAGAAAATGGGTGGTGCGCGCTGGGATACGTCTTCGCTGTTCAAGCGGCTGCGCAAGCTCGGGTAA
- a CDS encoding YSC84-related protein, with protein MNTFSRRGFVLGAGSAMAMTAACGNGVGSTGAMELDARVNATMNYLFSTYPDTQDLAAKASGILVMPLMTEAGLWVGGAYGQGALQIDGVTVDYYSATQASVGFQVGAQQYAHALFFMTDDALSEFRRSPGWAAGADVQYAAIDQGGNMKIDTTTTRKPVIALVFGQAGLIAGASIKGTKYSRIIP; from the coding sequence ATGAACACTTTCTCCCGCCGTGGCTTCGTTCTCGGAGCCGGATCCGCTATGGCCATGACAGCCGCCTGCGGCAATGGCGTCGGCAGCACCGGGGCCATGGAACTCGACGCGCGCGTCAACGCGACGATGAACTACCTCTTCTCCACCTACCCCGACACGCAGGATCTCGCCGCCAAGGCCTCCGGTATCCTCGTGATGCCGCTGATGACGGAAGCCGGCCTCTGGGTCGGCGGGGCCTACGGCCAGGGCGCGCTGCAGATCGATGGTGTCACGGTGGATTACTATTCCGCCACGCAAGCCTCCGTAGGCTTCCAGGTCGGCGCACAGCAATACGCCCATGCGCTGTTCTTCATGACGGATGATGCGCTCAGCGAATTCCGCCGCTCGCCCGGCTGGGCCGCGGGGGCGGACGTGCAATATGCCGCCATCGATCAGGGCGGCAACATGAAGATCGACACCACCACGACCCGCAAACCGGTGATCGCACTGGTCTTCGGTCAGGCTGGCCTCATCGCCGGGGCCTCGATCAAGGGCACGAAATACTCCCGCATCATCCCCTGA
- the hemB gene encoding porphobilinogen synthase, with protein MRPTLAPFPATRLRRTRASAALRNLVQENRLTAADLIWPVFVVEGEATRQPIASLPGVERLSIDFLVDAAAEAAALGIPAICIFPYTDPALKTQACEEAWNPKNLSNRAIRAVKAAVPEIAVMTDVALDPYNINGHDGIVQEGVILNDETVEALVKMALAQAEAGADILGPSDMMDGRIGAMRGALEAAGHKDVAILSYAAKYASCFYGPFRDAVGATGALKGDKKTYQMNPANSDEAIRLIERDLSEGADMVMVKPGLPYLDICRRVKNTFGAPTFAYQVSGEYAMIEAAAANGWINGEAAMLESLLAFKRAGCDGVLTYYAPRAARALRDG; from the coding sequence ATGCGCCCTACCCTTGCCCCCTTCCCGGCCACCCGCCTGCGCCGCACCCGCGCCAGCGCAGCTCTGCGCAATCTGGTGCAGGAGAACCGGCTCACGGCGGCCGATCTGATCTGGCCTGTCTTCGTGGTCGAGGGCGAGGCCACGCGCCAGCCCATCGCCTCGCTGCCGGGGGTGGAGCGGCTGTCGATCGATTTCCTGGTGGATGCGGCGGCAGAGGCCGCGGCGCTTGGCATTCCGGCGATCTGCATTTTTCCCTACACCGACCCGGCCCTGAAAACCCAAGCCTGCGAAGAGGCCTGGAACCCCAAAAACCTCTCCAACCGCGCGATCCGCGCGGTCAAAGCGGCGGTGCCCGAGATCGCGGTGATGACGGATGTGGCGCTCGATCCCTATAACATCAACGGCCATGATGGCATCGTTCAGGAGGGCGTGATCCTGAACGATGAAACAGTCGAGGCCTTGGTGAAGATGGCGCTGGCGCAGGCCGAAGCCGGGGCCGACATCCTTGGCCCCTCAGACATGATGGACGGCCGCATCGGCGCGATGCGCGGCGCGCTGGAGGCCGCAGGCCACAAGGACGTGGCGATCCTCTCCTATGCCGCCAAATACGCCTCCTGCTTCTACGGCCCCTTCCGCGATGCCGTGGGTGCCACCGGCGCGCTGAAAGGCGACAAGAAAACCTACCAGATGAACCCAGCCAATTCCGACGAGGCCATCCGCCTGATCGAACGCGATCTGAGCGAGGGCGCGGATATGGTCATGGTCAAGCCCGGCCTGCCCTACCTCGACATCTGCCGCCGCGTGAAAAACACCTTCGGCGCGCCCACCTTCGCCTATCAGGTCTCCGGTGAGTACGCGATGATCGAGGCGGCGGCGGCCAATGGCTGGATCAACGGCGAGGCGGCTATGCTGGAAAGCCTGCTGGCCTTCAAACGCGCCGGCTGCGACGGGGTGCTCACCTATTACGCACCGCGCGCCGCACGCGCCCTGCGCGACGGCTGA
- a CDS encoding component of SufBCD complex — protein sequence MDWYSLVFEMIDMRSFSNLWYWIALAVMWSSVSHFVLGVPYDLVTRAEKSEEADADLTLIVGVNVRRIHYIVHSAGLWVLGFTFFLLTTLAITGFFYGVEFSQAVFLLAFPMSGVALLSIFTADKILAGELVGEALRKRLRRHRLYTQIIGMISIFITSVWGMYQNLMIGLPG from the coding sequence GTGGACTGGTATTCTCTTGTCTTCGAGATGATCGACATGCGCTCGTTCTCGAACCTGTGGTACTGGATCGCGCTCGCGGTGATGTGGTCCAGTGTCAGCCATTTCGTGCTGGGGGTGCCTTACGATCTCGTGACGCGCGCCGAGAAGAGCGAAGAGGCCGACGCCGATCTGACGCTGATCGTGGGCGTGAACGTGCGGCGGATCCATTATATCGTGCACAGCGCCGGGCTCTGGGTTCTGGGGTTCACCTTCTTCCTGCTCACCACGCTGGCGATCACAGGCTTCTTTTACGGGGTGGAATTCAGCCAGGCGGTGTTTCTGCTGGCCTTCCCGATGAGCGGTGTCGCGCTTCTTTCGATTTTCACCGCCGACAAGATACTTGCCGGCGAACTTGTGGGCGAAGCTTTGCGCAAGCGGCTGCGGCGGCACCGGCTTTATACCCAGATCATCGGCATGATCTCGATCTTCATCACCTCGGTCTGGGGGATGTATCAGAACCTGATGATCGGCTTGCCCGGTTGA